The Plectropomus leopardus isolate mb chromosome 2, YSFRI_Pleo_2.0, whole genome shotgun sequence genome has a window encoding:
- the LOC121961499 gene encoding rac GTPase-activating protein 1-like codes for MMESSVVNLYNQFLSLRAQVDGLNEGIEPQFLQMAMNFEECRKKWLRTGEDLVSCKEVLAKTETERGALEVKLKHARNQVDVEIRRRQKAEAVYEKLERQLQLIRDLLVSENNSNSVHLSEEQRSALAFLSAHSQAAQAAKGNLNSSRRLTTIDESASLLSDISYDQTDDSLDWDSSALKTVRLRKRQKRRSSRKHSEAPPQAMKKPRSTGRTSDRWMGLIVAKTTITVPVNGGAVEAVSTIATVPYWTRSRKSIASAWGDTTTTDLSETASEAPSTPVSDFPVKLRTPRANRGGKKHQFIPKTVIKSEFCVPCGRRTKFGKLYLRCQDCRVVTHPECRDSCPLPCNPTAVSTPIKNTETTLADFAPATSPMIPALVIYCIKEIEHRGLHEVGLYRVSGQERMVKELKEKLIRGKTLPPLHKVDDINVITGVLKDFLRNLPEPLLTFHLNKVFMEAAEIQDDGNSLAMLYQAVSELPQPNRDTLACLMIHLQKVSECVDTKMDVNNLARVFGPTLVGHAVPDPDPMTILNDTNRQPRVVERLVSIPANYWSQFAYPDNMGMDDVHLTGTPDPKVSILGPVTTPEHQMMAKTPSSSSLSQRMKQTLSSTTIFGNKSKASAASNRQGFFASPQLK; via the exons ATGATGGAGTCGTCCGTGGTGAACCTGTACAACCAGTTCCTGAGTCTGAGGGCCCAGGTGGACGGTCTGAATGAGGGCATTGAACCAC AGTTCCTACAGATGGCTATGAACTTTGAGGAGTGCCGTAAGAAGTGGCTGCGAACAGGCGAGGACCTGGTGTCTTGTAAAGAGGTGCTGGCTAAAACAGAGACTGAGAGGGGGGCCCTAGAGGTCAAACTAAAGCATGCTCGCAACCAGGTGGATGTGGAGATCCGCCGGCGACAGAAGGCTGAGGCGGTGTATGAGAAGCTG GAACGTCAGCTACAGCTGATACGGGACCTACTTGTATCAGAGAACAACAGTAACAGTGTCCACCTGAGTGAGGAGCAGCGCTCTGCCCTCGCCTTCCTCAGTGCCCACTCCCAAGCAGCACAGGCCGCTAAGGGCAACCTCAACTCCAGTCGAAG GTTGACTACCATCGATGAATCAGCTTCCTTGCTGTCAGACATCAGCTATGACCAAACAGATGACTCTTTG GATTGGGATTCCTCTGCATTGAAGACTGTGAGATTGCGGAAACGCCAGAAACGA CGTTCCTCCAGAAAACACTCTGAAGCTCCTCCACAGGCAATGAAGAAGCCACGCTCCACTGGGCGCACATCAGATAGG tGGATGGGTCTTATCGTGGCTAAGACCACCATCACTGTGCCGGTGAATGGTGGCGCTGTCGAGGCCGTCTCCACCATTGCAACTGTGCCGTACTGGACACGCAGCAGAAAGAGCA TTGCTTCAGCATGGGGTGATACAACCACTACTGACCTATCTGAGACTGCCAGTGAGGCTCCCAGCACACCAGTGTCAGATTTCCCAGTCAAGCTACGAACCCCCAGAGCTAATAGAGGAGGAAAGAAGCACCAGTTCATCCCCAAAACA GTGATCAAGTCTGAGTTCTGTGTACCATGTGGAAGAAGAACAAAGTTTGGCAAGTTGTACCTTCGCTGCCAGGACTGCCGAGTTGTGACTCACCCAGAGTGTCGTGACTCCTGTCCCCTGCCCTGTAATCCCACAGCTGTTAGCACTCCCATCAAGAATACAGAG accACCCTGGCTGACTTTGCTCCAGCCACCTCCCCAATGATCCCAGCTTTGGTTATCTACTGCATTAAGGAGATTGAACACAGAGGCCTACACGAG GTTGGCCTGTACAGAGTCTCTGGCCAGGAGCGCATGGTTAAAGAACTAAAGGAGAAGCTTATTAGAGGAAAGACTCTGCCTCCGCTTCACAAAGTGGACGACATTAACGTCATTACTGGTGTCCTCAAAGACTTCCTCAGAAACCTCCCAGAGCCACTGCTCACCTTCCACCTCAACAAAGTCTTCATGGAAGCAGCTG aaatccAGGATGATGGCAACAGTCTCGCCATGCTGTATCAAGCCGTCAGTGAGCTGCCTCAACCCAACCGAGACACTCTGGCCTGCCTGATGATCCATCTGCAGAA GGTCTCTGAGTGTGTGGATACCAAGATGGATGTGAACAACTTGGCCAGGGTGTTTGGCCCTACTCTTGTGGGTCATGCTGTTCCCGACCCGGACCCTATGACCATCCTGAATGACACAAACAGGCAACCACGG GTTGTAGAGCGCTTGGTCAGTATTCCAGCAAACTACTGGAGCCAGTTTGCTTATCCAGATAATATGGGTATGGACGATGTTCACCTCACTGGTACTCCAGATCCCAAAG TGAGCATACTGGGACCAGTGACCACTCCAGAGCACCAGATGATGGCCAAAACACCCTCCTCCAGCTCACTGTCCCAGCGCATGAAGCAGACCCTCTCCAGCACTACCAT ATTTGGGAACAAGAGCAAAGCATCCGCTGCCTCTAACCGCCAGGGCTTCTTCGCCTCTCCACAACTGAAGTAA